One Kushneria konosiri genomic window, GCGCTGGGTGGCGGCAGCAATGTTGTCATGAACCCCCACATTGATGGATTGGTCGTGCGTTATACGGGCCAGCGCATCTGGCATGAGCCTTTTGGCCAAAACATGGCGCTCTGGCATGTCGAAGCCGGGGTTAACTGGCATGCACTGGTGGAGAAGACTACCCGTGAGGGCTGGTGGGGGATCGAGAACCTGGCGCTGATTCCGGGCTCGGTAGGGGCCGCACCCATTCAGAATATTGGTGCCTATGGTACCGAAATCGGTGATGTCATCGAGCAAGTGCATATCATGCATCTTGAAGATGGTCGTTATGAAATACTCGACCGAGCCCAGTGCGACTTTGGCTATCGGCACAGCGTCTTCAAGACGGCACTGGCCGGAAAGGTCATGGTGGTTCGAGTGGTGCTGCGCCTTGATCTTGATGGCAGGCCGCGTACCGGATACGGCGATCTTGCTGACCGTCTCCCGTTAAACGCAGGTCCGAATGATGTTGCGATCGCCGTAGCCGCCATCCGCCGGGAAAAGTTGCCGGATCCACTGGTGCTGGGCAATGCCGGCAGTTTTTTTTAAAAACCCTGTGGTGCCAGCAGAACAGGCTGAGGCTTTGATGACCCGCTATTCCTCGATGCCGTGCTGGAAAACCGATCAGGGCGTCAAGCTGGCGGCCGGCTGGATGATCGATCAGTGTGGCTGGAAGGGATATCGTGACAACCGGGTAGGCGTTCATCAGCAGCAGGCACTGGTGCTGGTACATTACGGCCAGGGGTGCGTCATTGATCTGCTGGAGCTGGCAAAGCGTATTCGAGCGTCCGTCGAAGCGCGTTTTGGGGTAACGCTCGATATGGAGCCCGGTATCATCGGTCACTGACAGAGACCTCCCTGTGTTGGTAGACAAAAAAAGGCCCACTCCATTGGAGTGGGCCTTTTGGGTATTCACCGAACGTTATTCATTGGACGTCTGGTTATCCCGCTCACGCTGCTGCTGACGACGACGTTCGCGCGGATCATTATGTGCACGACGACGCTGACGCTGCCGAGAAGTCGCTTCGGTGGCAGTGGCTTCACCCTTCTGGGGCGCACTGTCTGGCGTGGTCACCTTGTCAGCGCTTTTGTCAGCAACGGGGGTTGCTTCACTGGTCGCAGACGCTGCCTTGTCACTACTGCCGGTTACCTCGGCGATCCTGCGAGCGCTGTCGGCCTTGGCGGCAGCTTCAGTTGTAGCCGGCTTGTCAGTGCCTTTGGCGGCAACATGACTGGCAGCCTGCTCTGAGTCCTGCTTTTCTTCGGTCGCTTTATGTGGCGGCTTCGATGCAGGCTTTTCGGAGGCCTTGTCACGCGCGGCCACGCTCTGGCGATTGATATCGCGTGCCGGCGCTTCACTGAAAGCTTTGTCGGTCACGGCAGCCCTGGCGCTCTGGGAAACCAGGTGGGGCTGCTCGCGCGGCGTAGCTTCGCTGGCTGCTGTCGCGTCAACCGGTTTGGCCGGTTCGGCTTCTTTCTTTTGGGGAGTGGAGGCCGTTTCAGTTGCGGTGCGCTCTTTGCTTTGATCGACCACGGTTGTGGCAGCATTCCCGG contains:
- the murB gene encoding UDP-N-acetylmuramate dehydrogenase yields the protein MQYGISLKSHNTLGFESRAQALAEADSLLSLRRILAIGRHRFSRVIALGGGSNVVMNPHIDGLVVRYTGQRIWHEPFGQNMALWHVEAGVNWHALVEKTTREGWWGIENLALIPGSVGAAPIQNIGAYGTEIGDVIEQVHIMHLEDGRYEILDRAQCDFGYRHSVFKTALAGKVMVVRVVLRLDLDGRPRTGYGDLADRLPLNAGPNDVAIAVAAIRREKLPDPLVLGNAGSFF